The following coding sequences lie in one Kribbella sp. NBC_00709 genomic window:
- a CDS encoding extracellular solute-binding protein gives MKKLLPTAIALLLAAGCATGNAPASNKDTGTAEISFSFWGTNSEAASLKAIAAAFEEANPGTKVTTNWIQADYEQKLQTSIAAGAQSTVMEISNTSLAGFTPSFAEQTVDPGKYVQPNIAAAMQYQDKYFAMPFAAKPKVMAINTDAFKAAGVPLPSATTPLTLDEFKATAAKLSHGDGKARVYGSSNLWYRGWLTAAGGSYYNDGATECTFGDGTGVQTAQYVVDMQKNRYAPTSTDIQGQDQAQWFAAGRLGTFSDFGPWTVADFAKISKPNWTLVPVPGKGFPMEVDGLGIAKNASGKQLETAKKFVEFASTQQVAQDQLIQGNTALGVPIIAASTATLEKVLPAERNLAAFTTALKSGIVGVSVAKEAQISGDAEKGMTSYTALGTGKDDVAKILPQLAEKCTQALKK, from the coding sequence ATGAAGAAACTCCTGCCCACCGCGATCGCCCTCCTGCTGGCCGCCGGCTGCGCGACCGGCAACGCCCCCGCCTCGAACAAGGACACCGGCACCGCCGAGATCAGCTTCTCGTTCTGGGGCACGAACTCCGAAGCCGCGTCGCTGAAGGCGATCGCGGCCGCCTTCGAGGAGGCGAACCCGGGCACCAAGGTGACCACCAACTGGATCCAGGCCGACTACGAGCAGAAGCTGCAGACCTCGATCGCGGCCGGCGCCCAGTCGACGGTGATGGAGATCAGCAACACCAGCCTGGCCGGGTTCACGCCCAGCTTCGCCGAGCAGACCGTTGACCCGGGCAAGTACGTGCAGCCGAACATCGCCGCGGCGATGCAGTACCAGGACAAGTACTTCGCGATGCCGTTCGCCGCCAAGCCCAAGGTGATGGCGATCAACACCGACGCCTTCAAGGCCGCCGGCGTACCGTTGCCCAGCGCAACGACACCGCTGACGCTCGACGAGTTCAAGGCGACCGCAGCCAAGCTGTCGCACGGCGACGGCAAGGCACGCGTGTACGGCTCCAGCAATCTCTGGTATCGGGGCTGGCTGACCGCGGCGGGCGGCAGCTACTACAACGACGGCGCGACCGAGTGCACCTTCGGCGACGGGACCGGCGTACAGACCGCGCAGTACGTCGTCGACATGCAGAAGAACCGCTACGCGCCGACCTCGACCGACATCCAGGGGCAGGACCAGGCGCAGTGGTTCGCGGCCGGGCGGCTCGGGACGTTCAGCGACTTCGGGCCGTGGACGGTCGCCGACTTCGCCAAGATCAGCAAGCCGAACTGGACCCTGGTCCCGGTGCCCGGCAAGGGGTTCCCGATGGAGGTCGACGGCCTCGGGATCGCGAAGAACGCGAGCGGCAAGCAGCTCGAGACGGCCAAGAAGTTCGTCGAGTTCGCCAGTACGCAGCAGGTCGCTCAGGACCAGCTGATCCAGGGCAACACGGCGCTCGGCGTACCGATCATCGCGGCGTCGACGGCGACGCTGGAGAAGGTGCTGCCGGCCGAGCGCAACCTGGCCGCGTTCACCACCGCGCTGAAGTCGGGCATCGTCGGGGTCTCGGTCGCGAAGGAGGCGCAGATCTCCGGCGACGCCGAGAAGGGGATGACCAGTTACACCGCGCTCGGCACCGGTAAGGACGACGTCGCGAAGATCCTGCCGCAGCTCGCGGAGAAGTGCACGCAGGCGCTGAAGAAGTGA
- a CDS encoding carbohydrate ABC transporter permease: protein MNPTIGWIRDLAASWGVPTALVPLVPFLLLLIVLYAVIGLAAYGARRKWPRADKTIAFWLFVSPWLIGFCLFTLGPMASSIYVSLTSWDLITPPQFVGLANYTEAFQDPQVAQALKVTLLYAVISVPLQTVLAFLVALLLNTDLPGMRFFRTVWYLPSLVSGVAQMVLFLWVFNPQYGLANDVLAHFGIQGPGWFNDSAWALPTVILMSLWTVGGAMVIYLAGLKDVPSNLYEAAALDGAGPVRQFWHVTLPQLSPIILFNALTGIIGSLQIFTQGFIANGGPKDSLLFFVYYLYDNAFQNFRMGYASALAWILFVVILALTAVTLRGSAFAVYYETELGRKRRRR from the coding sequence GTGAATCCCACCATCGGCTGGATCCGTGACCTTGCGGCGTCCTGGGGTGTGCCCACCGCCCTCGTGCCACTGGTCCCGTTCCTGCTCCTCCTGATCGTCCTGTACGCCGTCATCGGACTGGCGGCATACGGGGCGCGGCGGAAGTGGCCGCGGGCCGACAAGACGATCGCGTTCTGGCTGTTCGTCTCGCCGTGGCTGATCGGGTTCTGCCTGTTCACGCTCGGGCCGATGGCGTCGTCGATCTACGTCAGCCTGACGTCGTGGGACCTGATCACTCCGCCGCAGTTCGTCGGCCTCGCGAACTACACCGAGGCGTTCCAGGATCCCCAGGTCGCTCAGGCATTGAAGGTCACGCTGCTGTACGCCGTGATCAGCGTGCCGCTGCAAACCGTGCTGGCGTTCCTGGTGGCGCTGCTGCTGAACACGGATCTGCCAGGGATGCGGTTCTTCCGGACCGTCTGGTACCTGCCTTCGCTCGTCTCGGGTGTCGCCCAGATGGTGCTGTTCCTGTGGGTGTTCAACCCGCAGTACGGGCTGGCGAACGACGTACTCGCGCACTTCGGCATCCAGGGACCGGGATGGTTCAACGACTCGGCGTGGGCGCTGCCGACGGTGATCCTGATGAGCCTGTGGACGGTCGGCGGCGCGATGGTGATCTACCTGGCCGGGCTGAAGGACGTGCCGTCGAACCTGTACGAGGCGGCGGCGCTGGACGGCGCCGGCCCAGTGCGGCAGTTCTGGCACGTGACGCTGCCGCAGTTGTCGCCGATCATCCTGTTCAACGCGCTGACCGGCATCATCGGCTCGCTGCAGATCTTCACCCAGGGCTTCATCGCGAACGGCGGCCCGAAGGACTCGCTGCTGTTCTTCGTCTACTACCTGTACGACAACGCGTTCCAGAACTTCCGGATGGGGTACGCGTCCGCGCTGGCCTGGATCCTGTTCGTGGTGATCCTCGCCCTGACCGCGGTCACCCTGCGCGGGAGCGCGTTCGCCGTGTACTACGAAACCGAACTCGGCCGGAAGCGGAGGCGTCGATGA
- a CDS encoding carbohydrate ABC transporter permease → MTALAEPLVVRADRPFWRRNVTLTVVLYVVLALGSLVFVYPFLWMIATSLRSLAGAGNSGASVVPHEFLWDNYTRAVTSFPFWRYALNSVLTTLIPIVGTVFSCSLAGFAFARLRVRFAGVLFAVVLATMLLPGEVTMVPQFMLFNNFGMVDTLYPLILPAFFGSPFYIFLFRQFFARMPSELADAAVVDGCGWFKTFWLVYLPLARPAVVAVSILLFMGYWNNFLGPAIYINSDQWKTLPLALAGFQSVNGTDTPLLMATSVLITLPCLLIFFVAQKQITNGITFSGGK, encoded by the coding sequence ATGACCGCACTCGCAGAACCCTTGGTCGTGCGGGCGGACCGGCCGTTCTGGCGCCGCAACGTCACGCTCACCGTCGTCCTGTACGTCGTGCTCGCACTCGGGTCGCTGGTGTTCGTCTACCCGTTCCTCTGGATGATCGCGACCTCGCTGCGCTCCTTGGCGGGGGCCGGCAACTCGGGCGCGAGCGTCGTACCGCACGAGTTCCTGTGGGACAACTACACCCGCGCGGTGACGTCGTTCCCGTTCTGGCGGTACGCGCTGAACTCGGTACTCACCACGCTGATCCCGATCGTCGGGACGGTGTTCTCCTGCTCGCTGGCCGGGTTCGCGTTCGCGCGGCTGCGGGTGCGGTTCGCCGGGGTGCTGTTCGCCGTCGTACTGGCGACCATGCTGCTGCCGGGGGAGGTGACGATGGTGCCGCAGTTCATGCTGTTCAACAACTTCGGCATGGTCGACACGCTGTACCCGCTGATCCTGCCGGCGTTCTTCGGGTCGCCGTTCTACATCTTCCTGTTCCGGCAGTTCTTCGCCCGGATGCCGTCCGAGCTGGCCGACGCCGCGGTCGTCGACGGGTGCGGCTGGTTCAAGACGTTCTGGCTGGTGTACCTGCCGCTGGCCCGGCCGGCGGTGGTCGCGGTCTCGATCCTGTTGTTCATGGGGTACTGGAACAACTTCCTCGGCCCGGCGATCTACATCAACTCCGACCAGTGGAAGACCCTGCCGCTCGCGCTGGCCGGCTTCCAGTCGGTCAACGGCACCGACACACCGTTGCTGATGGCAACGTCCGTGCTGATCACCCTCCCGTGCCTGCTGATCTTCTTCGTAGCCCAGAAACAGATCACCAACGGCATCACGTTCAGCGGGGGGAAATGA
- a CDS encoding STAS domain-containing protein: protein MVKSARPPKVAGGAFVCSWSAVGDCAVVRVAGPIDVGTMPTLAGELRHVITTKLPRLVVDLRRVTSMEAAGLDVLADAHDLAVEHGGWLRASGAAQWLADLIRATRASRPLDHYTALADALPAYRPSIISPR from the coding sequence GTGGTCAAATCTGCTCGCCCGCCGAAAGTCGCCGGTGGAGCCTTCGTCTGCAGTTGGAGCGCGGTCGGTGACTGCGCCGTCGTCCGCGTCGCCGGCCCGATCGATGTCGGCACCATGCCCACGCTCGCGGGCGAACTCCGGCATGTGATCACCACCAAACTCCCGCGGCTCGTGGTCGACCTGCGCCGGGTCACCTCGATGGAGGCAGCCGGTCTCGACGTGCTGGCCGACGCCCACGACCTGGCCGTCGAGCACGGCGGCTGGTTGCGCGCCTCCGGCGCCGCCCAATGGCTCGCCGACCTGATCCGGGCCACCCGAGCCAGCCGCCCACTCGACCACTACACAGCCCTGGCCGACGCCCTCCCCGCCTACCGCCCCAGCATCATTTCCCCCCGCTGA
- a CDS encoding response regulator transcription factor, giving the protein MPDNTAGISLILVDDHPVVRNGLRGMFESEPGFTVLGEASNGVEAVELAADLDPDVILMDLRMPGGGGLDAITELTRRGIRSKVLVLTTWDTDTDTLPAIEAGATGYLLKDAPQDDLFNAVRQAAEGRTVLSPAVASRLVTAVRTPAPSPLAARERQVLELVAKGTPNRDIARELFISEATVKTHLSHVFTKLGVTDRAAAVAKGYEQGILGRD; this is encoded by the coding sequence ATGCCTGACAACACAGCCGGGATCTCGCTGATTCTCGTCGACGACCACCCGGTGGTCCGCAACGGCCTGCGCGGCATGTTCGAGTCCGAGCCGGGCTTCACCGTGCTCGGCGAAGCGTCGAACGGCGTGGAGGCGGTCGAGCTGGCCGCGGACCTCGACCCGGACGTGATCCTGATGGACCTGCGGATGCCCGGCGGTGGCGGACTGGACGCCATCACCGAGCTGACCCGTCGCGGCATCCGGTCCAAGGTGCTCGTCCTCACCACCTGGGACACCGACACGGACACGCTGCCCGCGATCGAGGCCGGCGCGACCGGTTACCTGCTCAAGGACGCGCCGCAGGACGACCTGTTCAACGCCGTTCGCCAGGCCGCCGAGGGTCGCACGGTGCTGTCCCCCGCCGTCGCCTCACGGCTGGTCACAGCCGTCCGTACGCCGGCGCCGAGCCCGCTCGCCGCGCGCGAACGGCAGGTCCTGGAGCTCGTCGCGAAGGGTACGCCGAACCGCGACATCGCCCGGGAGCTGTTCATCAGCGAAGCCACGGTGAAGACCCATCTCAGCCACGTCTTCACCAAGCTCGGCGTCACCGATCGCGCGGCCGCGGTGGCCAAGGGGTACGAGCAGGGCATCCTCGGCCGGGACTGA
- a CDS encoding sensor histidine kinase: MTTAEAQIDRRKKAFRRWMPYGLLAIGTALSAATSQLITPTATRQVLAAAGVVAAVVLQLLWGDRTERGPSRLSATYYAVRYALGFGLTLVNPFFAFFAVAGYFDVEELIPGRRRRRVALFACSVPVAGSQTAGIPVDGGMRWIVFAVLLLANNVMLTLVTHFAEQEEQRSRDRADTILELQQAHDENAALQAQLLVQAREAGIADERRRLAAEIHDTIAQGLTGIIAQLQVVANTSDPASVKDHVSLATDLARHSLGEARRSVHNLAPVGLSNDGLPEALRKTVDQWAERSDVRAEFTVTGTPQHLHGEISATILRITQEALANAAKHAAATRVGVTLSFMDSEVTLDVRDDGKGFDPLSLPARTRTGGFGLDGMRARAERIAGSLTVEAEPGFGTAVSARVPLVPHA, translated from the coding sequence GTGACCACAGCCGAGGCGCAGATCGACCGGCGGAAGAAGGCCTTCCGCCGGTGGATGCCGTACGGCCTGCTCGCGATCGGTACCGCGCTCTCGGCGGCGACCTCGCAGCTCATCACCCCGACCGCGACCAGGCAGGTGCTGGCCGCGGCCGGGGTCGTTGCGGCGGTCGTGCTGCAGCTGCTGTGGGGCGACCGCACCGAGCGCGGCCCGAGCCGTCTCTCGGCCACGTACTACGCCGTCCGGTACGCGCTCGGCTTCGGGCTCACGCTGGTCAACCCGTTCTTCGCCTTCTTCGCCGTGGCCGGGTACTTCGACGTCGAGGAGCTGATCCCCGGCCGTCGCCGGCGCCGGGTCGCGCTGTTCGCCTGCTCGGTCCCCGTGGCCGGGTCGCAGACCGCCGGCATCCCGGTGGACGGCGGGATGCGCTGGATCGTGTTCGCCGTACTCCTGCTGGCCAACAACGTGATGCTGACGCTCGTCACCCACTTCGCCGAGCAGGAGGAGCAGCGGTCCCGCGACCGGGCCGACACCATCCTCGAGCTCCAGCAGGCGCACGATGAGAACGCCGCGTTGCAGGCGCAGCTTCTGGTCCAGGCCCGGGAGGCCGGTATCGCCGACGAACGCCGCCGGCTGGCCGCGGAGATCCACGACACCATCGCGCAGGGGCTGACCGGCATCATCGCCCAGCTCCAGGTCGTCGCGAACACCTCCGACCCGGCGTCCGTCAAGGACCACGTGAGCCTTGCGACCGACCTGGCCCGGCACAGCCTGGGCGAGGCACGGCGCTCGGTCCACAACCTCGCCCCGGTCGGCCTGTCGAACGACGGCCTGCCCGAGGCCTTGCGCAAGACCGTCGACCAGTGGGCCGAGCGGAGCGACGTACGCGCGGAGTTCACCGTGACCGGTACGCCGCAGCACCTGCACGGCGAGATCTCGGCGACGATCCTGCGCATCACCCAGGAGGCGCTGGCGAACGCGGCCAAGCACGCGGCCGCGACCCGCGTCGGCGTCACGCTCAGCTTCATGGACAGTGAGGTCACATTGGACGTTCGCGACGACGGCAAGGGCTTCGACCCGCTGTCCCTACCGGCCCGGACCCGCACCGGCGGCTTCGGCCTCGACGGCATGCGGGCCCGCGCCGAACGCATCGCCGGATCCCTGACGGTGGAGGCCGAACCAGGGTTCGGTACGGCGGTGTCGGCTCGCGTACCGTTGGTGCCCCATGCCTGA
- a CDS encoding ABC transporter permease, with amino-acid sequence MSTAVQTAPERHATPYTAVLRTEARLFRREPGALFWVIAFPQLLLIILGSIPSFRKPDDGLGGLRLIDLYVPVLVLIALVMIGLQTMPTVITGYRERGILRRMSTTPVKPSALLGAQFGLNGAAALLSALICLTIGRLAFDVALPRQAFGYALALLLTAAAALSLGALVTALARTAKVAQAIGTGIFFPSMFCAGLWIPVKAMPDLMAHIVVLTPFGAAASALDQAFTGAWPSWSHLGVLAGWAVVLSAAAARWFRWE; translated from the coding sequence ATGAGCACCGCCGTCCAGACCGCGCCCGAGCGGCACGCCACCCCCTACACCGCCGTCCTGCGTACCGAGGCGCGACTGTTCCGCCGCGAGCCCGGCGCTCTGTTCTGGGTGATCGCGTTCCCGCAGCTGCTGCTGATCATCCTCGGCAGCATCCCGTCCTTCCGGAAGCCCGACGACGGCCTCGGCGGCCTCCGGCTGATCGACCTGTACGTCCCCGTCCTGGTGCTGATCGCGCTGGTGATGATCGGGCTGCAGACCATGCCCACGGTCATCACCGGGTACCGCGAACGCGGCATCCTGCGCCGGATGTCGACGACTCCGGTGAAGCCGTCCGCCCTGCTCGGCGCCCAGTTCGGGCTGAACGGTGCCGCGGCCCTGCTCTCGGCCCTGATCTGCCTGACGATCGGCCGGCTCGCCTTCGACGTGGCGCTGCCGCGACAGGCGTTCGGCTACGCGCTGGCCCTGCTGCTCACGGCGGCCGCCGCGCTCTCCCTCGGCGCGCTCGTCACCGCGCTGGCCCGGACCGCGAAGGTCGCGCAGGCGATCGGTACCGGGATCTTCTTCCCGAGCATGTTCTGCGCCGGCCTCTGGATCCCGGTCAAGGCGATGCCCGACCTGATGGCGCACATCGTCGTCCTCACTCCGTTCGGGGCCGCGGCCAGCGCCCTGGACCAGGCCTTCACGGGTGCCTGGCCGTCGTGGTCGCACCTCGGCGTACTGGCCGGGTGGGCGGTCGTGCTGTCCGCCGCGGCGGCACGGTGGTTCCGCTGGGAGTAG
- a CDS encoding ABC transporter ATP-binding protein, translating into MITSSGTPGAPVVEVSNLRKSYGGRTVVDDVSFSVGEGEIFGILGPNGAGKTTTVESIEGLRVPDSGRIRIAGLDPIADHAAVTQVLGAQLQESRLQDKLTVREALELYSAFYPNPADWRVLVERLGLTDRLDARFGKLSGGQQQRLFIALALIGNPRVVVLDELTTGLDPRARRDTWEVVEDVRARGVTVLLVTHFMEEAQRLCDRIALIDQGKITALDTPQGLISRASGSTIISFTPSAPLDDTDLATLPALASVEHKDDRLTLRGTDDTVTAVLSLLARHRITAHQLRVTDATLDDAFLDLTGAHR; encoded by the coding sequence ATGATCACGAGCAGCGGGACACCGGGCGCACCGGTCGTCGAAGTCAGTAACCTGCGCAAGTCCTACGGGGGCCGGACGGTCGTCGACGACGTGTCCTTCAGCGTCGGCGAGGGTGAGATCTTCGGCATCCTCGGCCCGAACGGGGCCGGCAAGACCACCACCGTCGAGTCGATCGAGGGCCTGCGGGTCCCGGACAGCGGCCGGATCCGGATCGCCGGCCTCGACCCGATCGCCGACCACGCCGCCGTCACCCAGGTGCTCGGCGCGCAGCTCCAGGAGAGCCGGCTGCAGGACAAGCTCACCGTCCGCGAGGCGCTCGAGCTGTACTCGGCCTTCTACCCGAACCCGGCCGACTGGCGGGTGCTCGTCGAGCGGCTCGGCCTCACCGACCGGCTGGACGCCCGGTTCGGCAAGCTCAGCGGCGGCCAGCAGCAGCGGCTGTTCATCGCGCTCGCGCTGATCGGCAACCCGCGAGTCGTGGTCCTGGACGAGCTGACCACCGGGCTCGACCCGCGCGCCCGCCGCGACACCTGGGAGGTCGTCGAGGACGTCCGCGCCCGCGGTGTGACGGTCCTGCTCGTCACCCACTTCATGGAGGAGGCGCAGCGCCTCTGTGACCGGATCGCGCTGATCGACCAGGGCAAGATCACCGCGCTGGACACCCCGCAGGGGCTGATCAGCCGGGCGTCCGGGTCCACGATCATCTCGTTCACGCCGTCGGCACCGCTCGACGACACCGACCTCGCGACGCTGCCCGCGCTCGCGTCGGTCGAGCACAAGGACGACCGGCTCACCCTCCGCGGCACCGACGACACCGTCACCGCCGTGCTCTCGCTGCTCGCCCGGCACCGCATCACCGCGCATCAGCTCCGCGTCACCGACGCCACGCTGGACGACGCCTTCCTCGACCTGACTGGAGCCCACCGATGA
- a CDS encoding AMP-dependent synthetase/ligase gives MREYTVPAVTEPASGSLSDPVWANASSHPDTAVFSRRVAGGGWQDVTAAEFAQQVIGVAKGLIAAGVKPGERVALLSPTRYEWTLIDYAIWSIGSVTVPIYETSSPSQIQWILTDSEAVVAVVENPTHGAVVESARAEAPALQEVWQIEAGAVDQLTALGADITDAEFDKRRAAVTPADLATLIYTSGTTGRPKGCKISHSNFIDELGPAVKILDGLFDTTGASTLLFLPLAHVFARIIQVGCVMKRVKIGHSADVKNLVEDLGAFKPTFILSVPRVFEKVFNSASQKAHSDGKGKIFDAAADTAIAYSQAQDKGGASFGLKAKHMLFDRLVYGKLRAVLGGQVQYAVSGGAPLGDRLGHFFRGIGVPVLEGYGLTETTAAVSVNLPDDIRIGTVGRPLPGVTVAVADDGELLFKGGQVMQGYWKNDEATAAAIDADGWFHTGDLGEFDVDGFIRITGRKKEILVTAGGKNVAPTLLEDQIRLHPLISQCMVVGDGKPFIAALITIDPETIVPWATERGKPTDPAALTQDADLIAEFQKAIDDANASVSHAEAIKKFSILPIDWTQETGELSLKLSLRRHIVMEKYGTDVEALYTR, from the coding sequence ATGCGTGAGTACACCGTTCCTGCTGTGACCGAGCCCGCGAGCGGGAGCTTGAGCGACCCGGTGTGGGCGAACGCGTCCTCCCATCCTGACACCGCGGTGTTCAGCCGCCGGGTGGCGGGCGGCGGCTGGCAGGACGTGACGGCCGCCGAGTTCGCCCAGCAGGTCATCGGCGTCGCGAAGGGCCTGATCGCGGCCGGCGTGAAGCCCGGCGAGCGGGTCGCCCTGCTCAGCCCGACGCGGTACGAGTGGACCCTCATCGACTACGCGATCTGGAGCATCGGCTCGGTCACCGTGCCGATCTACGAGACCTCCTCCCCCTCGCAGATCCAGTGGATCCTGACCGACTCCGAGGCCGTCGTCGCCGTCGTCGAGAACCCGACCCACGGCGCGGTCGTCGAGTCCGCCCGGGCCGAGGCGCCGGCGCTGCAGGAGGTCTGGCAGATCGAGGCGGGCGCGGTCGACCAGCTGACCGCGCTGGGCGCCGACATCACCGACGCCGAGTTCGACAAGCGCCGCGCCGCGGTCACCCCGGCCGACCTGGCCACACTGATCTACACCTCCGGTACGACGGGACGCCCGAAGGGCTGCAAGATCAGCCACTCGAACTTCATCGACGAGCTCGGCCCCGCGGTGAAGATCCTCGACGGCCTGTTCGACACCACCGGCGCGAGCACACTGCTGTTCCTTCCGCTGGCGCATGTGTTCGCCCGGATCATCCAGGTCGGCTGCGTGATGAAGCGGGTCAAGATCGGCCACAGCGCCGACGTGAAGAACCTGGTCGAGGACCTCGGCGCGTTCAAGCCGACGTTCATCCTCAGCGTGCCGCGGGTGTTCGAGAAGGTGTTCAACTCGGCCAGCCAGAAGGCGCACTCCGACGGCAAGGGCAAGATCTTCGACGCCGCCGCGGACACCGCGATCGCGTACTCGCAGGCGCAGGACAAGGGCGGCGCGTCGTTCGGGCTGAAGGCCAAGCACATGCTGTTCGACCGGCTGGTCTACGGCAAGCTGCGGGCCGTGCTCGGCGGCCAGGTGCAGTACGCCGTCTCCGGTGGCGCCCCGCTCGGTGATCGGCTCGGTCACTTCTTCCGCGGCATCGGCGTACCGGTCCTGGAGGGCTACGGCCTGACCGAGACGACCGCCGCGGTCTCGGTGAACCTGCCCGACGACATCCGGATCGGCACCGTCGGCCGGCCGCTTCCCGGTGTGACGGTCGCCGTTGCCGACGATGGCGAGCTGCTGTTCAAGGGCGGCCAGGTGATGCAGGGCTACTGGAAGAACGACGAGGCGACCGCGGCCGCGATCGACGCCGACGGCTGGTTCCACACCGGCGACCTGGGCGAGTTCGACGTCGACGGGTTCATCCGCATCACCGGCCGGAAGAAGGAGATCCTGGTGACGGCCGGCGGCAAGAACGTCGCGCCGACGCTGCTCGAGGACCAGATCCGGCTGCACCCGCTGATCAGCCAGTGCATGGTGGTCGGCGACGGCAAGCCGTTCATCGCGGCCCTGATCACGATCGACCCGGAGACCATCGTGCCGTGGGCGACCGAGCGCGGGAAGCCGACCGACCCGGCCGCGCTGACCCAGGACGCGGACCTGATCGCCGAGTTCCAGAAGGCGATCGACGACGCGAACGCCTCGGTCTCGCACGCCGAGGCGATCAAGAAGTTCTCGATCCTGCCGATCGACTGGACCCAGGAGACCGGCGAGCTGTCCCTCAAGCTCTCGCTCCGCCGCCACATCGTGATGGAGAAGTACGGCACGGACGTCGAGGCGCTCTACACCAGGTGA
- a CDS encoding polyketide cyclase / dehydrase and lipid transport, with product MPTLDISCDDLVVADPAYVAERLGSDTLWREWWPDLTLTPSERRGVEGVRWAVTGAAIGTAEWWLEPVRDGVVVHWYLRVDPARPVRGRALERLKERYVASYREHLWRFKDEAETGRAAGERRTSSDPAIVSVEDTETRSAKR from the coding sequence ATGCCCACGCTCGACATCAGTTGCGACGACCTGGTCGTTGCTGATCCAGCCTACGTCGCCGAGCGACTCGGTTCGGACACCCTCTGGCGCGAGTGGTGGCCGGACCTCACCCTGACCCCGTCCGAACGGCGCGGGGTGGAGGGGGTCCGGTGGGCCGTCACCGGCGCCGCGATCGGTACGGCGGAGTGGTGGCTGGAGCCGGTCCGCGACGGGGTCGTCGTGCACTGGTATCTCCGCGTCGACCCGGCCCGCCCGGTCCGCGGCCGGGCCCTCGAACGGCTCAAGGAACGGTACGTCGCGTCGTACCGGGAGCACCTGTGGCGCTTCAAGGACGAAGCCGAAACGGGCCGCGCGGCGGGCGAACGACGTACCTCGTCCGATCCCGCGATAGTCTCCGTTGAGGACACTGAGACTCGATCGGCGAAGAGGTGA
- a CDS encoding SRPBCC family protein yields MAEQTTSTIQVNATPKEIMAVIADFAAYPEWADSMRETEVLSTDEAGRPNKVRFKVDAGAISDEYTLAYVWSRNEVTWTLVEAKMVKGMDGAYVLKDLGAEGTEVTYRLAVDVAIPMIGMLKRKAEKVIIDTALKGLKKRVES; encoded by the coding sequence ATGGCGGAACAGACCACCTCGACCATCCAGGTGAACGCGACCCCCAAGGAAATCATGGCGGTGATCGCGGACTTCGCGGCGTACCCGGAATGGGCCGACTCGATGCGGGAGACCGAGGTGCTGTCCACCGACGAGGCCGGCCGGCCGAACAAGGTGCGCTTCAAGGTCGACGCCGGCGCGATCTCCGACGAGTACACGCTGGCCTACGTCTGGTCCCGCAACGAGGTGACCTGGACGCTGGTCGAGGCGAAGATGGTGAAGGGGATGGACGGCGCCTATGTCCTCAAGGACCTGGGCGCGGAGGGGACCGAGGTGACGTACCGGCTGGCGGTCGACGTGGCGATCCCGATGATCGGGATGCTCAAGCGGAAGGCCGAGAAGGTCATCATCGACACTGCCCTGAAGGGCCTCAAGAAGCGCGTCGAGTCCTGA